The Thalassoroseus pseudoceratinae genome has a segment encoding these proteins:
- a CDS encoding ArnT family glycosyltransferase gives MNTKTTLPTIDDRYLLELATAPAQRLFPVLDRTIALRPLLVLLAVLPVMYAVANRSFSSMDAEWGLRALEVRGALSSDALIFEQELIGHNQSINNSRLIWQPPLVSWLTAAIMQFSGATEPWIVVLVSACSTSGLVFAMFALARALWNDRVAWWAAVIMAIHGPFLMMSQTACPIALPMLCAVGTFWGVICHLKRRPRLMTWPLSVAVISLSGCFLSGGPLAIAVLVPISLYWFYWYRDVSLERQRSGLPPKRRTRRMTLGALGILLLVSLILGGWWSIWMTLLHGRDFVGEWLTGPDVFRFSQRPVDGSSSLYRLLWSNVQVFTAFAAFVMVGIGLAVLRLVRRVGFVVGRRPPAAFLLSWFFCGWVIWSFCVMSSNVSLETRLLWQSFALLAGILFAACAIEAVTQRRLPTFTVVLLTLATGLLLMTVPPQVSFTRSYAVRPKVTHPAAVSGPIALGKVERSDDQIIEHRPPELLPSFSQMSEKLSLSVRVWLTIGLCCFVVVGLWRLYQFLDRHDQRHRVVLIVCLVVVFFLDGLVGWRGVQNRRLKDDVLAMLRRDFESIETVERWSVLASRPIPPSLEYTVHAVWPNAKRVLIDSWDDVLAISLAMNETRMRSTIVIEWKEQTTRPIALRMPKMRVREVGQPRFLWKKRLRTYYIVEEPAKIPSQT, from the coding sequence GTGAACACAAAAACCACGCTGCCCACGATTGACGATCGCTATTTGCTCGAATTGGCGACGGCGCCCGCTCAGCGGCTATTTCCGGTTTTGGATCGGACGATCGCGTTGCGTCCACTGCTAGTATTGCTCGCGGTACTACCGGTGATGTACGCGGTTGCGAATCGGTCATTCTCGTCAATGGACGCGGAATGGGGGTTGCGTGCGTTGGAAGTTCGCGGAGCCTTGTCGAGCGATGCGTTGATCTTTGAACAAGAGTTGATCGGCCATAATCAGTCGATCAACAATTCCCGTTTGATCTGGCAACCGCCTTTGGTCAGTTGGCTGACGGCTGCCATTATGCAATTCAGCGGAGCGACAGAACCATGGATTGTCGTACTGGTTTCGGCCTGTTCGACGAGTGGGTTGGTCTTCGCCATGTTCGCGTTGGCCCGTGCGCTCTGGAATGATCGAGTCGCGTGGTGGGCAGCGGTGATCATGGCCATCCACGGACCATTTCTGATGATGTCTCAAACCGCGTGCCCGATTGCATTACCCATGCTGTGTGCCGTTGGCACGTTCTGGGGTGTGATTTGTCATCTCAAGCGGCGACCACGACTCATGACGTGGCCGTTATCGGTTGCTGTAATCTCGCTGAGCGGTTGTTTTCTGAGTGGCGGTCCGTTGGCGATCGCGGTTCTCGTACCAATCTCGTTGTACTGGTTCTATTGGTATCGCGATGTGTCGTTGGAACGTCAACGAAGCGGATTGCCGCCGAAACGGCGAACGCGTCGCATGACGTTGGGCGCACTTGGCATTCTCTTACTCGTTAGCTTGATTCTCGGTGGTTGGTGGTCGATCTGGATGACCTTGCTGCACGGTCGGGACTTCGTCGGTGAATGGTTGACCGGTCCCGATGTTTTCCGGTTTTCCCAACGGCCCGTTGACGGAAGCAGTTCCCTGTACCGATTGCTGTGGTCCAACGTGCAAGTCTTCACCGCCTTCGCGGCGTTTGTGATGGTGGGAATTGGCTTGGCAGTTCTGCGTTTGGTTCGCCGAGTGGGGTTTGTTGTGGGACGCCGCCCTCCCGCCGCGTTTTTGCTCAGTTGGTTCTTCTGCGGTTGGGTCATCTGGAGCTTTTGCGTGATGTCTTCCAACGTTTCTTTGGAAACACGACTGCTTTGGCAGAGCTTCGCACTGCTCGCGGGAATTCTGTTTGCCGCGTGCGCGATCGAGGCCGTGACGCAGCGACGATTACCAACCTTCACGGTAGTGTTGTTGACCCTCGCGACAGGACTGCTGTTGATGACGGTACCGCCGCAGGTGTCGTTCACACGGTCCTACGCGGTCCGCCCCAAGGTGACACATCCCGCGGCAGTGAGCGGGCCGATCGCACTCGGAAAAGTCGAACGAAGCGACGATCAGATCATCGAACACCGACCACCGGAATTGCTACCGTCGTTCTCACAGATGTCCGAGAAGCTTTCGTTGTCCGTCCGCGTCTGGCTGACGATTGGGCTGTGCTGCTTTGTGGTGGTCGGTTTATGGCGGCTCTATCAGTTTCTGGATCGGCACGACCAGCGACACCGTGTCGTGCTCATCGTTTGTTTGGTCGTTGTCTTTTTTCTCGATGGGTTAGTGGGCTGGCGTGGCGTTCAAAATCGCCGCCTGAAAGACGATGTGCTGGCGATGTTGCGTCGTGATTTTGAGTCGATCGAAACCGTCGAACGATGGAGCGTCTTGGCTTCGCGACCCATCCCACCAAGTCTGGAATACACGGTTCACGCCGTCTGGCCGAATGCGAAGCGAGTCCTGATTGACTCTTGGGATGATGTGTTGGCCATCTCCCTTGCGATGAATGAGACGCGAATGCGGTCCACGATCGTCATTGAATGGAAAGAACAAACGACGCGACCGATCGCGTTGCGGATGCCAAAGATGCGTGTCCGTGAGGTCGGGCAACCTCGGTTTCTCTGGAAAAAGCGACTGCGGACATACTACATTGTCGAAGAACCCGCCAAAATTCCGTCTCAAACATAG
- a CDS encoding NAD-dependent epimerase/dehydratase family protein codes for MAGKNRYGRDSLDNDISAKAATTMGNCLVTGGAGFIGSHLTERLLDLGHQVTVLDNFSTGREQNLAAVADHPRLRMIHGSISDRTILTDALPGTDTVYHLAAAVGVKLVADDPVRTIETNIYPTELLLQLAVQGGQRFFLASTSEVYGKNPKESWTEDDDLVLGSTAKPRWAYGCSKAIDEFLALAYARKYDLPVVIGRFFNVVGPRQVGHYGMVIPRFVDRALAGEPPVVYDDGGQVRCFAHVREVVDCIIRLVETPAAHGRVFNVGGDSPVSIRQLAEEVVARVDPNLEIDSLPYNAAYGSDFEDVRRRVPCLDRLQSVLGMKPSLSLGEILDDIIRWKREHKNHAAHD; via the coding sequence TTGGCGGGCAAGAATCGATACGGTAGGGATTCGCTCGACAACGACATTTCTGCGAAGGCCGCGACGACGATGGGAAACTGCTTGGTGACGGGAGGGGCCGGTTTCATCGGCAGCCATCTCACGGAAAGGCTGCTCGACCTGGGACATCAGGTGACGGTCCTGGATAATTTTTCGACCGGGCGGGAACAGAACTTAGCCGCCGTGGCCGACCATCCACGGTTGCGGATGATTCATGGCTCGATTTCCGATCGCACGATTTTGACCGATGCCCTGCCCGGTACGGACACCGTTTATCACTTGGCGGCTGCCGTCGGAGTGAAGTTGGTCGCGGACGATCCGGTGCGGACAATCGAAACCAACATCTATCCCACTGAATTGCTGCTGCAATTGGCTGTTCAGGGCGGACAACGGTTCTTCTTGGCGTCCACGAGTGAGGTCTACGGGAAGAATCCGAAAGAAAGTTGGACCGAGGACGACGATCTCGTGCTCGGTTCAACCGCCAAACCGCGTTGGGCTTATGGATGTTCCAAAGCAATCGACGAGTTTCTAGCACTCGCGTATGCACGCAAGTACGATTTGCCCGTGGTGATCGGTCGGTTTTTCAACGTGGTTGGTCCGCGTCAGGTTGGCCATTATGGAATGGTGATTCCCCGCTTCGTCGATCGTGCCCTCGCTGGGGAACCGCCGGTTGTCTACGATGACGGTGGCCAAGTCCGATGTTTTGCCCACGTCCGCGAAGTTGTGGATTGCATCATTCGCCTGGTCGAAACGCCCGCCGCACATGGTCGAGTTTTCAACGTCGGTGGGGATTCTCCGGTTTCAATCCGTCAGTTGGCGGAGGAAGTCGTGGCGAGAGTCGATCCGAATTTGGAAATTGATTCGTTACCATATAACGCCGCTTACGGTTCCGACTTCGAGGATGTCCGGCGACGTGTGCCGTGTTTGGATCGTTTGCAGAGTGTGTTGGGGATGAAGCCGAGTTTGTCGCTCGGTGAGATTCTCGACGATATCATTCGGTGGAAACGTGAACACAAAAACCACGCTGCCCACGATTGA